The Deinococcus koreensis genome window below encodes:
- a CDS encoding SpoIID/LytB domain-containing protein produces MRCLPRSRPPAPLALAALSGLLALPHGAQALNVRVLVAAAPQLTVGVPSPAAPVGPLARALPASALPGSALGAPAALPMAAWTVGVLDGRLTLNGQDAGAAALYLPPSPGSVVEVAGRRYRGGVQLRAEGGGVQAINVLDIEDYLRGVVPAEMPVSWPAAALGAQAVIARTYVAARVNPAAPYDTCATESCQVYPGLSAEKPQSDAAVSATRAQVLAYGNRPARTYFSADSGGYTASSAEVWGTELPYLPAQADPFSAGSPRARWRLEVSPARVQEVAARYGLKLGPLRDVVISRLSPSGRPLEITLSGASGSGSLKGANAGGFVRSLGAASSRVTLSGAALASGGPLLVEGSGAGHGVGLSQYGALGLARAGYDHLHVLGFYYPGTSLSVLAGRRPGGATLAAFRPLPRVPQAPDAPLAVQNGQPSQGGGL; encoded by the coding sequence ATGCGTTGCCTGCCGCGTTCCCGCCCCCCTGCTCCCCTGGCCCTGGCCGCCCTGTCCGGGCTGCTGGCCCTGCCTCACGGCGCGCAGGCCCTGAACGTCCGGGTGCTGGTCGCCGCGGCCCCGCAGCTCACGGTGGGGGTGCCCAGCCCCGCGGCGCCCGTCGGCCCCCTGGCCCGGGCCCTGCCCGCCTCGGCCCTGCCGGGCAGTGCGCTGGGCGCTCCGGCCGCGCTGCCGATGGCCGCCTGGACGGTCGGCGTGCTGGACGGCCGCCTGACGCTGAACGGTCAGGACGCCGGCGCTGCGGCGCTGTACCTGCCGCCCAGCCCCGGCAGCGTGGTCGAGGTCGCCGGCCGCCGCTACCGGGGCGGCGTGCAGCTGCGTGCCGAGGGCGGCGGCGTCCAGGCCATCAACGTGCTGGACATCGAGGACTACCTGCGCGGCGTGGTGCCGGCCGAGATGCCCGTGTCGTGGCCGGCGGCGGCGCTGGGCGCCCAGGCCGTCATCGCGCGTACCTACGTGGCGGCCCGCGTGAATCCGGCGGCCCCCTACGACACCTGCGCTACCGAGAGCTGCCAGGTCTACCCCGGCCTGAGCGCCGAGAAACCCCAGTCGGACGCGGCGGTCAGCGCCACGCGCGCTCAGGTTCTCGCCTACGGGAACCGCCCGGCCCGCACCTATTTCAGCGCCGACTCCGGGGGCTACACCGCCTCCAGCGCCGAGGTCTGGGGCACCGAGCTGCCGTATCTGCCCGCGCAGGCCGACCCCTTCTCGGCCGGCAGCCCGCGCGCCCGCTGGCGGCTGGAGGTTTCCCCGGCCAGGGTGCAGGAGGTCGCGGCGCGCTACGGCCTGAAGCTCGGCCCCCTGCGGGACGTGGTGATCTCGCGCCTGAGCCCCTCGGGCCGGCCGCTGGAGATCACCCTGAGCGGCGCGTCGGGCAGCGGCAGCCTGAAGGGCGCGAATGCCGGCGGTTTCGTGCGCTCGCTGGGGGCGGCCAGCTCCCGCGTGACCCTGAGCGGCGCGGCCCTGGCCTCGGGCGGCCCGCTGCTGGTCGAGGGCAGCGGCGCCGGGCACGGTGTGGGCCTCTCGCAGTACGGCGCGCTGGGCCTGGCGCGGGCGGGCTACGACCACCTGCACGTGCTCGGGTTCTACTACCCCGGCACCAGCCTGAGCGTGCTGGCGGGAAGGCGGCCGGGCGGGGCCACCCTGGCCGCCTTCCGTCCGCTGCCCCGCGTTCCCCAGGCCCCGGACGCTCCCCTGGCTGTGCAGAACGGCCAGCCGTCGCAGGGAGGCGGGCTGTGA
- a CDS encoding M23 family metallopeptidase, producing MPPPSGRPRRAILGTILAGSALLAGVAAAHYAAPLPDGAVARPARQFGLPFAGAPGPDSWLLGQGYGNTTGAYRQRRSTYGNLQGIHAGLDFSAPCGTPVRAIGDGVVAEVDGPHGSPPHNVVINHAGNLSSLYGHLRVRSSLRVGQTVKRGQVIGESGDSQFTCVSAPHLHLELRDRSHQRFFNPLPYIAADWDSLALAGNFGRGYEYDLDAPRRWQTPDTQPEARRGGALLNEFRRPWPPAPGGAR from the coding sequence GTGCCGCCACCCTCTGGTCGACCCCGGCGGGCGATACTGGGGACGATTCTCGCCGGAAGTGCCCTGCTGGCCGGAGTCGCCGCCGCCCACTACGCGGCCCCGCTGCCCGACGGGGCCGTCGCCCGGCCGGCGCGGCAGTTCGGCCTGCCCTTCGCCGGGGCGCCGGGGCCGGATTCCTGGCTGCTGGGCCAGGGCTACGGCAACACCACGGGCGCGTATCGCCAGCGCCGCAGCACCTACGGCAACCTGCAGGGCATCCACGCCGGGCTGGATTTCAGCGCGCCCTGCGGCACCCCGGTGCGGGCCATCGGGGACGGCGTGGTGGCCGAGGTCGACGGCCCGCACGGCAGCCCCCCGCACAACGTGGTGATCAACCACGCGGGGAACCTGAGCAGTCTGTACGGACATCTGCGGGTGCGCTCCAGCCTGCGGGTCGGGCAGACGGTGAAGCGGGGGCAGGTCATCGGGGAGAGCGGGGACTCGCAGTTCACCTGTGTCAGCGCGCCGCACCTGCACCTGGAACTGCGCGACCGCTCGCACCAGCGCTTTTTCAACCCGCTGCCGTACATCGCCGCCGACTGGGATTCGCTGGCGCTGGCCGGGAATTTCGGCCGGGGCTACGAGTACGACCTCGACGCCCCGCGCCGCTGGCAGACCCCGGACACCCAGCCCGAAGCGAGGCGGGGCGGCGCGCTGCTCAACGAGTTCCGGCGCCCCTGGCCGCCCGCGCCGGGAGGAGCGCGGTGA
- a CDS encoding serine hydrolase domain-containing protein, which translates to MFRKDPLKLALEEVAEVLGTETRPLLGLARSVYRRGGVLGVQRVGRRVVVGLGGVPAGGVFELASVTKPFTAALADALVRAGRLEWEAPLSRLGGALRRLPPGLNALNLATHTAGLPAHPARVVFTSMTRFSDPYGPLSVPGVLGSARRWARPGPQARFGYSNLGVGVLALALAQAAGEEVSAAGYGRALEGFVSGPLALGVALRPPANVVSPVSLLGGGNLTGFGPLAGAGGLFGPAADLLAFAQAHLDGRAGEHWQRRRHPPGLPPHLSGVAPGWFISGRQPDQAVWWHDGLARGTRTALGFCPASGASVVILARGGAPLLGLRSGVPSLLLALLGGSGGPGSV; encoded by the coding sequence ATGTTCCGCAAAGACCCGTTGAAGCTGGCGCTGGAGGAGGTGGCCGAGGTACTGGGTACGGAGACCCGCCCCCTGCTGGGTCTGGCCCGCTCGGTCTATCGGCGCGGCGGGGTGCTGGGCGTGCAGCGGGTCGGACGACGGGTGGTCGTGGGCCTGGGGGGCGTGCCTGCTGGGGGCGTGTTCGAGCTGGCGAGCGTGACCAAGCCCTTCACGGCGGCGCTGGCCGACGCGCTGGTGCGGGCTGGCCGGCTGGAATGGGAGGCGCCGCTCTCCCGGCTGGGTGGGGCGCTGCGGAGGCTGCCCCCGGGCCTGAATGCCCTGAACCTGGCCACCCATACGGCGGGCCTGCCCGCGCATCCGGCCCGCGTGGTCTTCACGTCCATGACCCGCTTCTCCGACCCCTACGGCCCGCTGAGCGTGCCCGGCGTGCTGGGCAGTGCGCGGCGCTGGGCCAGGCCGGGGCCACAGGCGCGCTTCGGGTACTCGAACCTCGGGGTGGGCGTGCTGGCCCTGGCGCTGGCCCAGGCCGCCGGCGAGGAGGTCAGCGCGGCGGGCTACGGCCGCGCCCTGGAAGGCTTCGTGAGCGGCCCACTGGCCCTGGGCGTGGCCCTGCGCCCCCCGGCGAACGTGGTGAGCCCGGTCAGCCTGCTGGGCGGCGGGAACCTGACCGGCTTCGGGCCGCTGGCCGGCGCGGGGGGACTGTTCGGCCCGGCGGCCGATCTGCTGGCCTTCGCACAGGCCCATCTGGACGGCCGGGCGGGAGAGCACTGGCAACGGCGCCGGCACCCACCCGGCCTGCCCCCGCACCTGAGCGGCGTGGCGCCGGGCTGGTTCATCTCGGGCAGACAACCGGATCAGGCCGTGTGGTGGCACGACGGGCTGGCGCGGGGCACCCGCACGGCCCTGGGCTTCTGCCCGGCGTCCGGGGCGTCGGTGGTGATCCTGGCGCGGGGAGGGGCGCCCCTGCTGGGCCTCAGGAGCGGCGTGCCCAGCCTGCTGCTCGCCCTGCTGGGCGGATCGGGCGGCCCGGGCAGCGTCTGA
- a CDS encoding FAD-dependent oxidoreductase: MSLEKPPAQPGQVWAHVGQPFVGREYDLIVLGAGRMGAACALYLRRLAPRRSLLLIEEGGLPNEDGATLLSPGVWSALTVPPERRAEAQWTRAQLAGALAPDPSLNLSFQARPLLELAAAGGAGWEAVLDVLGRDPAPTLPAGLADLQALPWARLDAQAARYRPGALALACAQAAIGAGADLMLNARAHLDGGGVGIERLSVTNTHQIVVHETHRLRAGRVVVALGAAGPGTVEHDLGLHTTHARAYRQFPRLNHPSTEQTPTLRAAGLTLRPQHGGFTLVPAIHHRDPAGYEPGGGRLTGVPTGLRRETLEDLVAAMDALPALATGALELGRSLMDVPGAWFALPGGDPDGLPRHEEVAPGVHLLLGGPHADTLGLAVAYDLAATVAGTQQRPWAGRPG, from the coding sequence ATGTCGCTTGAGAAGCCGCCCGCACAGCCGGGCCAGGTCTGGGCCCATGTCGGCCAGCCCTTCGTGGGCCGCGAGTACGACCTGATCGTGCTGGGCGCGGGCCGCATGGGCGCCGCCTGCGCGCTCTACCTGCGCCGGCTCGCGCCCCGGCGGTCGCTGCTGCTGATCGAGGAGGGGGGCCTGCCCAACGAGGACGGCGCCACCCTGCTCTCGCCCGGCGTGTGGTCGGCACTGACGGTGCCGCCGGAGCGGCGGGCCGAGGCCCAGTGGACGCGGGCCCAGCTGGCCGGCGCCCTGGCGCCCGACCCCTCCCTGAACCTCTCCTTCCAGGCGCGGCCCCTGCTGGAGCTGGCGGCAGCCGGCGGAGCGGGCTGGGAAGCGGTGCTGGACGTGCTGGGACGTGATCCCGCGCCCACGCTGCCCGCCGGTCTGGCCGACCTGCAGGCCCTCCCCTGGGCGCGGCTGGACGCGCAGGCCGCCCGCTACCGCCCCGGCGCCCTGGCCCTCGCCTGCGCCCAGGCGGCCATCGGCGCGGGCGCCGACCTGATGCTGAACGCCCGCGCGCACCTGGATGGGGGCGGCGTGGGCATCGAGCGGCTGAGCGTCACGAACACGCACCAGATCGTCGTGCACGAAACGCACCGGCTGCGTGCCGGGCGGGTCGTGGTGGCGCTGGGCGCGGCCGGCCCCGGCACCGTCGAGCACGACCTGGGGCTGCACACCACCCACGCCCGCGCGTACCGGCAGTTCCCGCGGCTGAATCACCCCAGCACCGAGCAGACGCCCACGCTGCGCGCGGCGGGCCTGACCCTGCGCCCACAGCACGGCGGCTTCACGCTGGTGCCGGCCATCCACCACCGCGACCCGGCCGGCTACGAGCCCGGCGGCGGCCGGCTGACCGGCGTGCCCACGGGGCTGCGCCGCGAGACCCTGGAAGACCTGGTGGCCGCCATGGACGCCCTGCCCGCCCTGGCCACCGGCGCCCTGGAGCTGGGCCGCAGCCTGATGGACGTGCCCGGCGCCTGGTTCGCCCTGCCGGGCGGCGACCCGGACGGCCTGCCCCGGCACGAGGAGGTCGCCCCGGGCGTCCACCTGCTGCTGGGCGGCCCGCACGCCGACACGCTGGGCCTCGCGGTGGCCTACGACCTGGCGGCGACGGTGGCAGGCACCCAGCAGCGGCCGTGGGCGGGGCGCCCGGGCTGA